The DNA region GGGACCTCCCGTCCCAGATTCCGGCCCCGCGACCCAGATCTGCGCCGGCCCCCGAATCTCCGGCGGAGGACCCCCGACCCATTTCCCTGGCGCCCCAAGGCCCAGGTTTCATGCATCCGTCCgtctgtccgtccgtccgtccacgCCTagtctgtcctgtcctgtcctctttTCCGGAATGTTCCGGTCCAGCCAGGCTGCAGGAGGGACCCAGCCCTGCGCCCAGTCCTCTCCCCCGGCCCAGCACCTGTCCGCCCCCACCCAGGGAGTGCAGTGGTCAGAGTGCTGGACTCCCAGGCCTGAGGCCGGGTTCGAGTTCTCGCTCTGCTTCAATCGCGTTCTCTCTCCTccacaaaataagtaaatctctCAAGAACGCAGatatgtgggggctggggagacaacacgtgtgtgtgtgtgtggggggggtcctacctgaggctctgaggccccgggttcaagcccctgcagctgAGCGGGGCTCTCGggaaaattaatcaattaaaaaataaagatagagtttagcaaaataaataaataaataaatagagtccaTCCAGGGACACCGCTCCCAGGATGGAGACCTGGATTTGGGCTGGGGAAGTGGGGTGCATCTGCAGACGCTCTCTCCCCTCGACCCGTGGCGGGGCCCTGGGCTCCGCGTTTCAGCTCTCTGAACCCTCACACCGCAATCTTAAGACCGCCAGCACCCAAGGCACCAAGCGCCCCTTCCCGCCTCCACACCCCCTCCGGGACGCCCTCCAGGCTTTCTCCAGGCCTCCCAGCTCACTGCGCACGAGGGTCAGAACGCGGGTTCCCGGCGCTGCAGTCGGGGACTCCATCCGGCGCCCCGTGTCCCCCCAACTTGTTGCACGGGCGGCTACGCGGGGATCCCCCCGCACCGCGAGGCCTGTCCACGCGCCCCTGCCCCGGTTGCCCACTCCGGCGGCAGGAAACGCGGGGACGACCCCCGGCCCGGCCATGCGGGGTCGGTCTCCCTCCCCGGCTCCGCTCGGGCGCCCGCGCCGCACCCAGGACCCACACCCAGGCTGCGGAGGGCCACACTCACCGGCGGCGCGGCCGCGGACACGGCGGGGTGCGGGGACCCCGATCTCAGCGCCGCCGtgcgcgccgccgccgcctccgggCACGCGTGGGGAGGGCGGGGCGCTGTGCGCGCGCCCGCGACTGCAGgtgcagggggcggggcctggcggCAGAGAGGGCGGGGCCTGCGCCCTAAAGGCTTGCGGTGGGCGTGGCGAGGGGCGGGGTTGGGAGGAgatcggggcggggccaaggccATGGGGGCTTCTCGGGGAGCGAGCCCGAGAACACGGCCTGGGCAGAGGTGTTATGTGAACCCCCAGAGCAAGGCCACAGGGCAGGGGACCCCAATATAGGGGCACCTGTACCTGTGGGGGCTGGCTCCATTCAGGGACCCCAGATCTGtgaccctgggcagaggacccgtgtggtgctggggactgaacatgggggctcagccctgcccaccctccatgggctccctgggtgctgtgcctggtgctgagagaggagagaccccacagccctgcccaccctccatgggctccttgggtgctgtgcctggtgctgagagaggagagaccccacagccctgcccaccctccatgggctccctgggtgctgtccatggtgctgagagaggagaaaccccacagccctgcccacccttcatggggctccctgggtgctgtgcatggtgctgagagaggagagaccccacagccctgcccaccctccatgggctccctgggtgctgtgcctggtgctgagagaggagagaccccacagccctgcccaccctccatggactccctgggtgctgtgcctggtgctgagagaggagagaccccacagccctgcccaccctccatgggctccctgggtgctgtgcctggtgctgagagaggagagaccccacagccctgcccaccctccatgggctccttgggtgctgtccatggtgctgagagaggagagaccccacagccctgcccaccctccatggggctccctgggtgctgtccatggtgctaagAGAgaaccccacagcctgcccaccctccatgggctccctgggtgctgtgcagggtgctgagagaggagagaccccacagccctgcccaccctccatgggctccctgggtgctgtgcatggtgctgagagaggagagaccccacagccctgcccaccctccatggggctccctgggtgctgtgcctggtgctgagagaggagagaccccacagccctgcccaccctccatgggctccctgggtgctgtgcctggtgctgagagaggagagaccccacagccctgcccaccctccatggggctccctgggtgctgtgcctggtgctgagagaggagagaccccacagccctgcccaccctccatgggctccctgggtgctgtgcctggtgctgagagaggagagaccccacagccctgcccaccctccatgggctccctgggtgctgtgcagggtgctgagagaggagagaccccacagccctgcccaccctccatgggctccctgggtgctgtgcctggtgctgagagaggagagaccccacagccctgcccaccctccatgggctccctgggtgctgtgcctggtgctgagagaggagacaccccacagccctgcccaccctccatggggctccctgggtgctgtgcctggtgctgagagaggagagaccccacagccctgcccaccctccatggggctccctgggtgctggggctgggccttgaacccggtGGGCAGCACTGGCCCAACAGCTGCTCCCTGCACTCGGCAGTCTCTGAGCTGAGTAGGCGTTGTGCTGCACACCGTGTTCTCTGCTGGCTCAGGCGGTGTGTCCCTGAGTCCCCCTGtttcagggggtggggggctcacagCCTTGTGGGGCCCAGGCCGCCCCTTCAGCCTGAAGCCCCGTCCTCCTGCTgtgctgggggctgtgaggggccGAAGGCTTGGGGTGCTCATCTTGGGGAGCCCAGCCTGGGATGGTGCGTGGGAAGGGTGCAGCTGGGGCACCCGGTTGCCAAGGTGAGGACCACCTACCTGGCTGTTGCCATGGAGACGGCCCACCTTAGGAGCTGGAGGCTCAGCCAGGAGTAGtgcccttcccccctgcagggccgGCTGAGGGGCTGTGGCTGTGGGCCTTTCCTTCTACACAGAGGCGCCCCCGGCTGAGTGAGGCTGGGGCACAGGCACAAAACCCCAGTGTCCCCCTCCCCGTGACCCTTGGCAGGGCCCTCCTGTGTGGGgctgtggttcgagcccccacctgccgCAGGAGCTTCCCAGCAGTGAGTCCATTTGGATTTTTAGGAATATTTGACTTTTTCGGGGCCTGGAAGGGTAGACAGCATCCTGCTTctgcagactctcctgcctgagtccGGGGTTCAAGCCTtacaccaccaatagccagagctcagcagggctcttgGGAAATAATAATGGTCTGTAAACagactctcccgcctgaggctgaggccccaggtttgagcccagtaccaccagcagccagagctgagcaggctctgctccccccaccaccccggtGCTTCTAtgcggtgctggggctcaagccgggaGCCCCGACCGACCCCATTCCTTCCAGATGCTGGGTGTTGGGAGGCGCAGAGAAAGCTCCAGAAGGGGGGCTGGTGACCTAGTGCTGTCTCCCAGGAGGAATATTCCAGCGCCTGGGGGGGGTGTTTAATCTCGAGGACGTGGGGTAGGGGGTCCCCCTTAGCCCTGGGGGGGGCGCAGTGTTTCCGGCAGCCAGGGAGGCTGCTCTCGGTGTAGCTCCATTTTAACTGGCAGGTGCTTGTCTGCGTTTACGTCGTTGGACACGGAAGCCAGCAGCGAAGGAGACAGGAACCCCCGGGGCCCAGCTCCaccctcgtgaagcttctcccctgtgagtggagaccaggggcttgaacccgtgatGGACGCGTGCACTTAGCCAAGGTGACCACCCCTGACCCTGACAGACTCTCCcgcttgagactctgaggccccaggctgGATCATGTCACCGCCGTCGGccggggctcagcagggctctggggctggGCATCGGGCCCAGGGGACACGGCCCCACCAAGCCAAGTGCACCCCAGCGGACCCGCTCAGAGCCCAGGGGCAGCTGGGGGAAACCCATGGCCTCCATTTCGGGGGGCTCTGTCCTGAGGCCTGAAGGCAGAGCCCCCGTGGGCAGCCCGAGGCTGGGCGCTGActgtccctggggggggggggggaggctcagtTGCCGCTTCGGGGCCGAGCACGGGGTCTCCAGCCAGGAGTCCTACACCGTGGCCGGCTAGGACAGACTGTACAGCGCCCCCAAGAGCCGGGAGCCCACGGCAGCACCCTGACAGCACAGCTGGGCTTTGTAGTTTTATTAAGAAAAACTGCAGATGTTTGGTCCTGTGTCCCCAGAGGTCCTGCTGccgggtgaggggctgggggtcccCAGAGGTCCTGCTGccgggtgaggggctgggggtcccCAGAGGTCCTGCTGCcggtgaggggctgggggtcctAGACGTCCTGCTGCTGGATGAAGGGGTTGGGGATGGCCTCCATGCCGTCCTGGGGGCAGATGAGCACGACGGACGTCCCCCTGCAGACCACCAGCCCCAGCTGCCGCGTGTCCTCAGACAGCTTGTACTGGTCGTCGGGGTCTGTGGGGAGGGAGGGCGGGTCAgcggccccccgccccccgccctccccggcccggcccggcccggccgcgCCCCTTCGCCCCGGCCCCGACCTCGCATGTACTCCATGGTCCCGTCCAGCACCAGGTTCAGCAGAGGGTCAAAGCCTTTCAGGATGCCACTGGCTGGGGGAAGGGGGGGTGTCAGGTGGGGCCCCAGGGCCTGGGGGCGCCCGTCccgtcccttcccttcccttccagcaGGGTCCCAAGAACTCCTGGATCGTGCGCACACGCCCCTGGcggggccctgggttcgagccactgCAGCACATGGGACGGGAGCTGGTGGACAGCACTGGGTCCGGGGCGGCTCCCGGGGTGCAGGTAAAGAGGAGGGGTCCGCAGGCGGCTCACCACAcgtgaggccccgggttcgagccccacgcaCGGCAGAGCAGGACCGtggtttctcccccttcctctctgcagACAGAATAGATGCTGCGTGGCCAGGGCCCAGAACACAGACCGCCCTCCCTGTCAATGTACGGGCACCGGGAAAGcccgggcaccacatgggaggcgcCAAGGCGTCTGGAGAAGCTCGGGGCGGCGCCGCTCCTCCCAGTCCAGCCAGGCAGGTGCCCGTGTGGACGCAGGCTCCGGCTCTGCAGAAGCGAGCAGGGCAGGTGTGGCCGTGGCCGTGGCCGTGGCCGTGAGGCTCTGCGCCGGCACCACGCCCGCCAGCACCCAGCGGGCTCCGGCCTCCTCCGCGCTGCCACAGCCAACAGCTTTCAGGCCGGACGGAGCTCGGGTGATGGATGCTGGACACTGAGCCGCCGCCTTCCCCTCCCTCACCTGCTCGCTCGTTCTAGACAACTCCGAAAACCCCCACTCACCGGGGGCGGGCGGTGGCGCCCCGGGTTGGGTGCACATGCGACAGGgcccgaggacccaggttcgagcccccggcccccacctgcaggggcgaagcttctcgtggtgaagcagggctgcgggtgtctgtctgtctccctctaccaccccctttcctctcgcgcagcgcagggaccggcgtgaggatcccggttcgagcccccggctccccgcctgcaggggagtcgcttcccaggcgggtgaagcaggtctgcaggtgtctgtctgtctctccccctgtctgtcttcccctcctctctccatttctctctgtcctgtccaacaacgacgacatcaataacagcaacaataaccacaaggccACAACAGGGGCAAACGgaagcgaaaataaataaatatcaagaaaatgaaaagaaagacatggAGGAGGCAGGAAGGGGGTGACCGGAGAAGCCCCCGGCCCCGAGTCTCCCCGCAGAATCactatgattattgttgttgctgctgttgtttcttGCTTTACACGACAGCTTTGTTTCTGCAGAACCACTTGCTTCCGTGGCCCTGGCTGCTCTGCTGTCGCCGTCGCGGGCCCCCGCGCCCAGGACGCTCTCCCGCCTCGGCTTCCCCCTGCCGCCGCCGTCCGGTGTCGAGGACGGACCGCGCGAGCACCGGGCGCGGGGCTGACCTTCGCGGCCGCCCTGGAACTTGACCCGGATGGTCTTGTCGATGTACTTGGACAGGTCCAAGatgctctccttcttcttcttctccttgtccTGCGGGGACAGCGGCGCGTCAGCCCGGGCCGCCCCCCGGCCGCCCCCGCCTTGCCGCCCCGGGCCCTCGTCCCTGCCGGCCGCTCACCGCCATGTTGCCGCGCCGTCCTGCGCAGGCGCAGCCCGCGCCCTTTGACCCTCTCGCGGGTCTCGCGCCTGCGCACTGGCACCCGCGCCTGCGCAGAGCGGCGCCCCGGGCGTTGCCGGGAGACGCGGGCCGGCGGCGCGAGCGGCCCACGTGGTGAGCCCCCACGGTGAGCGCCGGTGAGGGCCGCGGGCCCGGGCAGACTCCCGCCCGTCCTGCCTGCCTGCGGTCCCCCCGCCGCGCACCCCTCAGAACCCGCCCGGGGGTCCCGCCAACCTCGGGGCGCGGCCCCTCCCGCTTCCGGTCGGGCTCCCCGGGCCGCTCGGTGTCACCCGCTCACTTCCGGTCCGAGTTCCCGGGCCGCTCGGTGTCACCCGCTCACTTCCGGTCGGGCTCCCGGGCCGCTCGGTGTCACCCGCTCACTTCCGGTCCGAGTTCCCGGGCCGCTCGGTGTCACCCGCTCACTTCCGGTCGGGCTCCCGGGCCGCTCGGTGTCACCCGCTCACTTCCGGTCCGAGTTCCCGGGCCGCTCGGTGTCACCCGCTCACTTCCGGTCGGGCTCCCGGGCCGCTCGGTGTCACCCGCTCACTTCCGGCCGGGTCTTCGTGGGGGCTCGCGGCCGCCTCCGCGCCCCTTCCCGGGGTCTCCCGCTCCGGCTCGCCGGTCGGCAGGCGAGAAGTTTGCGGGACGAGCGGTGTCAGCCGCCGACGATCGGGGCCCGGCGCCGCGAGCGCCACACGGGGTCGTCCCGCGCTGACAACCCGGGGGGGCTGCCGGGAGGGAGGCGGTGCCGCGCGCGGCGCCCcggcctgtctctctgtcctgtcttgtCCTGTCGCCCgtcctgtccctctgtcctgtccctgtgttctgtctctctgtcctgtcccctgtcctgtccctctgtcttgtccctgtgttctgtctctctgtcctgtcccgcATCCTGTCCCTCtgttctgtccctctgtcctgtctTGTCCCCCGTCatgtccctctgtcctgtcccccTTCCTGTCCCCCTATCCTGTCCcccgtcctgtcctgtcctccgtCCTGTCCCTGtgttctgtccctctgtcctgtctTATCCCCCGTCCtgtcctgtccctctgtcctgtcttgtcccctgtcctgtcctgtccccgtCCCGTCCCCCTGACATGCGCTGGTGGCAGCCACGGCCTGGCAGTACTGGCAGAGGGTCTGCTTGCCGGCCACCAGTGTGGGCGCCCCTCCTGACCGGCCAGCCGGCCCCTGTGTCCCCCGTGTCCCCTGCCATCCCCATCAGTGTCCCCGCATGCCGCTGGCAAGTACGGCTTCCGGGCCAGACGCTGCTGGTGAGCGGCCCTCGTGTGCCCCCAGGCGGCATCTGGTCTCGGTCGCCGGAGACGGGCATCCCCGTGGTCCTGCTCAGCCAGACGGACAGAGGGACGTCGGGACGCGTTCAGGTGGTGGCCCTGCCCCGACCCGGACCCCGACCCCGACCCGGGGTGCCGGGTGCGGGGTGTTATGCACGGGGTGCCGGGTGCGGGGTGCCGGGTGCGGGGTCAGGGT from Erinaceus europaeus chromosome 23, mEriEur2.1, whole genome shotgun sequence includes:
- the LSM7 gene encoding U6 snRNA-associated Sm-like protein LSm7 — protein: MADKEKKKKESILDLSKYIDKTIRVKFQGGREASGILKGFDPLLNLVLDGTMEYMRDPDDQYKLSEDTRQLGLVVCRGTSVVLICPQDGMEAIPNPFIQQQDV